One segment of Thermosynechococcus sp. HN-54 DNA contains the following:
- a CDS encoding HlyD family secretion protein codes for MNTSSSSAVANKPPQTETRRRIFRVVRIGLGVTLIGLAVYLLWWRQRNVVSRVGYLNGTVITLYATIPGTLTLEPLRPGELLSAGTEIGTIRNDRNPQLETDRQNLETRLNVALSQQQGLQQKRNSRMALINQLDRYQQSQQALEIRFAQEAVQRTLGELRQAQEALAIARIEADRYTSLVETGAVARQLADEAVSRAKQAAKFVESKQAELRRQRTALQAARQGLQLDASRTFSFPQIRLIDLQLELVDIDVELLAVATTIGELRREIANIKQQLSLQRVAPVKAPTTAVVWSVIHKTGDLGIPLTAGDPIVKVLDCNDVWATALVAERDNPRLRIGQEATVRLLDGSDRRLKGIVRAIRGGPGKVEVGENVAVPPPDLVRNELAVDVQLNNLPEDLSAERFCGVGQSVEVVFGT; via the coding sequence ATGAATACCTCATCTTCGAGTGCAGTTGCGAACAAACCCCCACAAACTGAGACACGGCGCCGCATTTTTCGGGTGGTTCGGATTGGCCTAGGGGTGACGCTCATTGGCTTAGCTGTCTATCTCCTCTGGTGGCGACAGCGGAATGTGGTCAGTCGGGTAGGCTATCTCAATGGCACAGTCATTACCCTCTATGCGACGATTCCCGGTACCTTAACCCTAGAACCACTGCGCCCCGGCGAACTCCTGAGTGCAGGCACGGAAATTGGTACCATCCGCAACGATCGCAATCCCCAACTGGAAACCGATCGCCAAAATCTGGAAACTCGACTCAATGTTGCCCTTTCGCAGCAGCAGGGACTCCAACAGAAACGCAATAGCCGCATGGCTCTCATCAACCAGCTCGATCGCTATCAACAGAGTCAGCAAGCTCTCGAAATTCGCTTTGCCCAAGAAGCAGTGCAGCGCACCCTAGGGGAACTCCGCCAAGCCCAGGAAGCCCTTGCCATTGCCCGCATTGAGGCCGATCGCTACACCAGCTTAGTGGAAACAGGAGCTGTGGCGCGCCAATTAGCCGATGAAGCGGTTTCCCGTGCCAAGCAAGCGGCGAAATTTGTTGAGAGTAAACAAGCCGAACTACGCCGTCAACGAACTGCCCTACAAGCGGCTCGCCAAGGACTACAACTGGATGCTTCGCGCACATTTAGCTTTCCCCAAATCCGCCTGATTGATTTACAACTTGAACTCGTTGACATTGATGTTGAACTTTTGGCAGTGGCCACCACCATTGGGGAGCTACGCCGTGAAATTGCCAATATCAAACAGCAACTCTCCCTGCAACGAGTTGCCCCAGTGAAAGCACCGACGACTGCAGTCGTTTGGTCTGTGATCCACAAAACGGGGGATTTAGGCATTCCGCTCACTGCCGGCGATCCAATCGTTAAGGTTCTAGATTGTAATGATGTCTGGGCAACGGCATTGGTGGCGGAGCGAGATAATCCGCGCCTGCGGATCGGACAGGAGGCTACCGTGCGTTTACTGGATGGGAGCGATCGCCGGCTAAAGGGCATTGTCCGCGCCATTCGTGGTGGGCCAGGTAAAGTCGAAGTGGGGGAAAACGTGGCCGTGCCCCCTCCCGATCTTGTTCGCAACGAACTGGCGGTTGACGTTCAACTGAACAACCTACCCGAGGACTTAAGCGCCGAGCGTTTCTGTGGCGTCGGCCAAAGCGTCGAAGTGGTTTTTGGAACCTAA
- a CDS encoding tRNA (cytidine(34)-2'-O)-methyltransferase, with the protein MPAVVLVHPQIPPNTGNIARTCAATQTPLHLIEPLGFELSDRYLKRAGLDYWPYVTLYCHPDWPTFLKTTHSGGRLVAFEPSAQQIYWDFSFAESDWLVFGSEPDGIPADVLATCDAFLKIPMWQPAVRSLNLSASVAIALMEAYRQLHYSTNPSLAQSKIHLTSQ; encoded by the coding sequence ATGCCTGCTGTGGTACTTGTCCATCCCCAGATTCCCCCCAATACAGGTAATATTGCCCGTACCTGTGCTGCCACCCAGACCCCCCTGCATCTGATTGAACCCTTGGGGTTTGAGCTGAGCGATCGCTACCTCAAGCGGGCAGGTCTGGATTATTGGCCGTATGTCACTCTGTACTGCCACCCTGACTGGCCGACATTTCTAAAAACCACCCATAGCGGCGGACGCCTTGTTGCCTTTGAACCTTCGGCACAGCAGATTTACTGGGACTTTAGCTTTGCTGAGAGCGATTGGCTGGTCTTTGGCAGTGAACCCGATGGCATCCCCGCCGATGTCTTGGCCACCTGTGATGCCTTCTTAAAAATTCCCATGTGGCAGCCGGCGGTGCGCAGTTTGAACCTTTCGGCCTCGGTGGCGATCGCCCTGATGGAAGCCTATCGGCAACTGCACTACTCCACTAACCCTTCTCTGGCTCAAAGTAAAATACACTTGACCTCTCAATAA
- a CDS encoding gamma-glutamylcyclotransferase: MTALAYGAGEDFIDQTLLPAGDYLETILKGAEEHGLPAAYIAEAGEWRQKI, encoded by the coding sequence ATGACAGCCTTGGCCTATGGGGCAGGGGAGGATTTCATTGATCAGACCCTGTTGCCGGCAGGCGATTATCTCGAGACAATCCTCAAGGGGGCAGAGGAACACGGACTTCCCGCGGCGTACATTGCTGAGGCGGGGGAGTGGAGACAAAAAATATGA
- the lpxA gene encoding acyl-ACP--UDP-N-acetylglucosamine O-acyltransferase yields the protein MQTLIHPTAVIHPSAELHPTVRVGPYAVIGEHVRVGAHTEIGAHVIIEGPTEVGVGNRIFSGAIIGTASQDQKYTGANSALRIGDYNTIREFVTINRANGEGDATIIGNHNLLLAYVHVAHDCVIEDQVVITNAASIAGHVCIESKARIGGMVGIHQFVHIGRLAMVGAMARVDRDVPPYMLVEGHPARVRALNQVGLRRAGVTEAEMRDLKEAFRILYRRDLPLAQAIAQLATLPPSEHLEHLQRFLTYAREEGRRGLTPSARSTTD from the coding sequence ATGCAAACGCTCATCCATCCCACTGCTGTCATTCACCCCAGTGCTGAACTGCATCCCACAGTTCGGGTCGGCCCCTATGCCGTGATTGGCGAACACGTGCGCGTCGGTGCCCATACGGAAATTGGCGCCCATGTGATTATTGAAGGGCCAACGGAAGTGGGGGTCGGCAATCGCATCTTTTCGGGAGCAATTATCGGTACGGCCTCTCAGGATCAAAAATATACGGGTGCCAACAGTGCCCTACGCATTGGTGATTACAACACGATTCGCGAGTTTGTGACAATTAACCGCGCCAATGGTGAAGGGGATGCGACGATCATTGGTAACCATAATCTACTGCTGGCCTATGTCCATGTGGCTCATGATTGTGTGATTGAGGATCAGGTGGTCATTACGAATGCCGCTTCGATCGCTGGTCATGTTTGCATTGAGTCGAAAGCCCGCATTGGCGGTATGGTGGGCATTCACCAGTTTGTGCACATTGGTCGCTTGGCGATGGTGGGGGCAATGGCACGGGTGGATCGCGATGTACCTCCCTATATGCTGGTGGAAGGTCACCCGGCACGGGTTCGGGCACTGAATCAGGTGGGACTGCGGCGGGCAGGGGTGACAGAGGCAGAAATGCGAGACCTCAAGGAAGCCTTTCGGATTCTCTATCGCCGTGACTTGCCCTTGGCTCAGGCGATCGCCCAATTGGCAACACTGCCTCCTTCAGAGCACTTGGAACATCTCCAGCGCTTTTTGACCTATGCCCGCGAAGAGGGACGGCGGGGCTTAACCCCTAGTGCTCGATCGACCACTGATTAA
- the fabZ gene encoding 3-hydroxyacyl-ACP dehydratase FabZ, with amino-acid sequence MPTLTDCPPTSVLTVTDLQQLLPHRYPFLLVDRIIDYVPEKYAVGLKNVTINEPFFQGHFPGRPIMPGVLIVEALAQVGGVVLMQMNWAKDKLSVFAGIDKVRFRRPVVPGDQLILRAELLVVKQQRIGKMQGRAEVNGQLVCEGEMMFSLVD; translated from the coding sequence ATGCCAACGTTGACTGACTGCCCACCCACTTCTGTGCTGACGGTGACTGATCTCCAACAATTGCTTCCCCATCGCTATCCCTTTCTGCTGGTGGATCGCATCATTGACTACGTGCCAGAAAAGTATGCCGTGGGGCTAAAAAACGTGACCATCAACGAACCCTTTTTTCAGGGGCATTTTCCCGGCCGTCCGATTATGCCGGGGGTGCTCATTGTTGAAGCCCTTGCCCAAGTGGGAGGCGTTGTCCTAATGCAAATGAATTGGGCAAAGGATAAGCTCTCTGTCTTTGCGGGCATTGATAAAGTACGCTTTCGCCGTCCCGTGGTGCCGGGGGATCAGTTGATCCTGCGGGCGGAACTTCTCGTCGTTAAACAGCAGCGTATTGGCAAAATGCAAGGACGGGCTGAGGTGAATGGCCAATTGGTCTGTGAGGGCGAGATGATGTTCTCGCTGGTGGACTAG
- a CDS encoding gamma-glutamylcyclotransferase family protein: MSTIRHFLRYFAYGSNLCTAPKKRRLGRVPEAAIAQLCSYRLVFNKRSEDGTGKANLVPHPNHSVWGGIYSCTAAEIERLDYYDEGADTTAMHLSKSSRPQGRP, from the coding sequence GTGAGTACGATTAGGCACTTTCTTAGGTACTTTGCCTACGGCAGCAACCTCTGTACTGCCCCAAAAAAACGTCGCTTAGGTAGGGTGCCGGAGGCGGCAATTGCTCAACTATGCAGCTATCGTCTTGTCTTTAACAAACGCAGTGAGGATGGCACTGGCAAAGCTAATCTCGTCCCCCATCCTAACCATTCCGTCTGGGGGGGCATTTACTCCTGTACGGCAGCAGAGATTGAACGACTAGATTATTATGATGAAGGGGCGGACACTACCGCCATGCATTTGTCAAAGTCATCGCGTCCACAGGGCAGACCATGA